The Neomonachus schauinslandi chromosome 11, ASM220157v2, whole genome shotgun sequence genome contains a region encoding:
- the ACP2 gene encoding lysosomal acid phosphatase isoform X2, which translates to MAGRQFAWSGAALLHLLLGVNLIVMPPTQARSLRFVTLEGMQQHWELGQALRQRYHGFLNTSYHRQEVYVRSTDFDRTLMSAEANLAGLFPPNGMQRFNPNISWQPIPVHTVPIAEDRLLKFPLGPCPRYEQLQNETRQTPEYQNESIQNAQFLDMVANETGLTDVTLETVWNVYDTLFCEQTHGLVLPLWASPRTMQRLSQLKDFSFRFLFGIYEQTEKARLQGGVLLAQIRKNLTLMATSSQLPKLLVYSAHDTTLVALQMALDVYNGEQAPYASCHIFELYQEDNGNFSVEMYFRNESNKAPWPLALPGCAHRCPLQDFLHLTERIVPKDWQQECQLASGPADTEVIVALAVCGSILFLLIVLLLTVLFRMQAQPPGYRHVADGEDHA; encoded by the exons GAGGGGATGCAGCAGCACTGGGAGCTGGGCCAGGCTCTGCGGCAGCGCTACCACGGCTTTCTCAACACCTCTTACCACCGGCAAGAG GTTTACGTGCGAAGCACAGACTTTGACCGTACTCTCATGAGTGCTGAGGCCAACCTGGCTGGACTCTTCCCTCCCAACGGGATGCAGCGTTTCAACCCAAATATCTCTTGGCAACCTATCCCCGTCCACACGGTGCCCATCGCTGAGGATAGG CTGCTGAAGTTCCCGTTGGGCCCATGTCCCCGTTACGAGCAGCTGCAGAACGAGACCCGACAGACACCAGAGTATCAGAATGAGAGTATTCAGAATGCA CAATTTCTGGATATGGTGGCCAACGAGACAGGGCTTACAGACGTGACACTGGAGACTGTCTGGAATGTCTATGACACACTCTTCTGTGAG CAAACACACGGGCTGGTCCTGCCGCTCTGGGCCTCACCCCGAACCATGCAGCGTCTGAGCCAGCTAAAGGACTTCAGCTTCCGCTTCCTCTTCGGGATCTACGAGCAGACAGAGAAGGCCCGGCTTCAGGGGG GAGTCCTGCTGGCTCAGATACGGAAGAATCTGACCCTGATGGCTACCTCTTCCCAGCTCCCTAAGCTGCTGGTTTACTCTGCG CACGATACCACCCTGGTCGCTCTGCAGATGGCACTGGACGTCTACAATGGGGAACAGGCCCCCTACGCCTCCTGCCACATATTTGAACTGTACCAGGAAGATAACGG GAATTTCTCAGTGGAGATGTACTTTCGGAATGAGAGTAACAAGgctccctggcccctggccctgcccggCTGTGCTCACCGCTGCCCACTGCAGGACTTCCTTCACCTCACAGAGCGCATCGTGCCCAAGGACTGGCAGCAGGAGTGCCAGTTGGCGAGCGGCCCCGCGGACACAG agGTGATTGTGGCCTTGGCTGTATGTGgctccatcctcttcctcctcatagTGCTGCTCCTCACCGTCCTTTTCCGGATGCAGGCCCAGCCTCCTGGCTACCGCCACGTCGCAGACGGGGAAGATCATGCCTGA